In Malaclemys terrapin pileata isolate rMalTer1 chromosome 10, rMalTer1.hap1, whole genome shotgun sequence, the following are encoded in one genomic region:
- the LOC128844822 gene encoding uncharacterized protein LOC128844822 yields MGILCLNRTKQEGVYVGKSQCDWTLSLGFDCYDHPSCHTYDCSKYQGRWNQTHVKLTNHSWVQCSYQQHTGEGCKAVGQDGFFDALFLSCQRDNTDSKDHVVRWYQWAWQHSNGTRMIHFNHFWSTTNSPKFGCNCAWKEGAGAWKCDYCNPDGTSIVLGGPLEMGNSLYYEELGPEDYPEAWDGPFANGQWALKGHYWICGQHAYRRLPPNWSGICYVGYIRPLFFLLPQIQGNKLGIKVYDDLIRERRSVDSALTAGSSQKWGAQEWPPERIIQHYGPATWNPNEWISGAREPIYNLNRIIRLQAILEIITNQTAAALDLLADQSTQMRNVLYQHHLVLDYLLAEEGGICAKLNGSNCCLQIDDNGKAVKQLTKEMRKLAHVPVQAWGAWNTDWFTSWLPQLGWLREGLLLFVLFITTLLSLACFAPCVVALVRRMANQIVRQRMMALYQPVKVEDWGP; encoded by the coding sequence atggggatccttTGTCTAAACCGAACAAAACAAGAAGGGGTATATGTGGGCAAAAGCCAATgtgactggaccctatctctaggatttgactgctatgatcaccctagttgccatacgtatgactgttctaaatatcagggaCGATGGAACCAAACCCACgtaaaactcactaatcatagctggGTACAATGTTCCTACCAACAGCATACTGGTGAAGGCTGTaaggcagttggacaagatggattctttgatgccctctttctaagttgccagcgagataataccgacagtaaggatcacgtggtacgctggtatcagtgggcatggcAACATTCTAATGGAACTCGGATGATCCATTTTAACCATTTTTGGTCTACTAccaatagccctaaatttggttgtaattgcgcttggaaggaaggggctggggcctggaaatgtgactattgtaatcctgacggtacatctattgtattaggggggcccctggagatgggtaactcTTTGTATTACGAAGAACTGGGCCCCGAGGATTACCCCGAagcctgggatggcccctttgcgaatggacaatgggccctaaaaggccattactggataTGTGGGCAACACGCTTATCggagattgcctccaaattggtcaggaatATGTTATGTTGGGTACATTAGGCCCTTATTCTTTTTACTACCCCAAATACAGGGAAATAAGTTGggaattaaggtatatgacgaTTTGATTAGGGAGCGGCGGTCTGTTGATTCCGCATTAACAgctggaagctcccaaaagtggggaGCTCAAGAGTGGCCCCCTGAAAGAATTATACAGCATTATGGTCCAGCCacatggaatcctaatgagtggatctcaggggcaagggagcccatttacaacttgaatcggataattaggctgcaagccatcttagaaataataactaatcagacggctgcagctcttgatctcttggccgatcagtccactcagatgaggaatgtgctctaccagcaccatctagttcttgattatttgctggcagaggaagggggaatatGTGCAAAATTAAACGGATCcaattgctgtttacaaatagatgataatggaaaggcggtaaaacagctaacaaaagaaatgaggaaacTAGCCCATGTCCCGGTCCAAGCATGGGGTGCGTGGAATACGGACTGGTTCACGTCCTGGTTACCGCAACTGGGATGGCTTCGAGAAGGCCTTCTTCTCTTTGTACTCTTTATTACAACCCTATTATCCCTAGCTTGCTTTgctccctgtgtagttgcattagtccgacgaatggctaatcaaattgtacGCCAACGCATGATGGCACTATATCAACCAGTTAAAgttgaggattgggggccatag